A region from the Tachyglossus aculeatus isolate mTacAcu1 chromosome Y4, mTacAcu1.pri, whole genome shotgun sequence genome encodes:
- the S100A9 gene encoding protein S100-A9 — translation MEKALGDVIDVFHQYSVRVGNPDTLTKRELRQLINKELPNFLKDQQCPAEVAKILEDLDSNQDFELSFEEFVVLITRLTVASHNKMHENAGSGPGHSHGPGLGESGHGHGHSHGPGHGHSHKH, via the exons ATGGAAAAGGCCTTAGGGGACGTCATCGACGTTTTCCACCAGTATTCAGTCCGGGTAGGAAACCCGGACACGCTGACCAAGCGGGAGCTCCGTCAGCTGATCAACAAGGAACTCCCCAACTTCCTCAAG GATCAGCAGTGCCCGGCCGAGGTGGCCAAGATCCTCGAGGACCTGGACAGCAACCAGGATTTCGAGCTGAGCTTCGAGGAGTTTGTGGTGCTGATCACCCGCCTGACCGTGGCCTCCCACAACAAAATGCATGAGAACGCCGGCTCCGGCCCTGGACACAGCCACGGGCCCGGCCTGGGCGAATCCGGCCATGGCCACGGCCACAGCCACGGGCCCGGCCATGGCCACAGCCACAAGCACTGA